The Gemmatimonadota bacterium genome has a window encoding:
- a CDS encoding PcfJ domain-containing protein → MATKRKKRRHRGAAGKANADLTAHIRSLGLTSVGQYQAWCRDHGFNGALNKSWQERRQERKVADRAIDEALAEQEFVRHISALGLKTVADYTAWCTAHGLSTGTHKSVAQRKKECDLAERIESDAVLARMKNHTRRPQETIRAIYEGKLSEAELNRPHLQKIQRAFDGLGRDRKGRRALLQLLLHVEKRGDFFDVKPAIVRLGPSDGNTFIEGLGALAHWHKRWLRDPAEWRPDSHNGRKQFGSLARHLLAKYDVPAFMDIAWFLGEEDEARQQQGWFVHVGTGGNIRKADVPLTLTKKMAHLFLESPHDYTIYEAFRRGQILGLGGEEPLVRAVNSTRLGSSFECEDFWHKVVHFFVNNPMLDPDEVGPIVDYIHNQKYVPREETVGGEVVQLPPEQPNFSIKGRSMVKLLRQVEMWHRQLARQNRLPAKVWAPSGLNELDWTATDNYGNEKERWTITELLSVKELSLEGRKMHHCVGSYANNCKTGRSSIWTMQVTTPENETHRVMTIAVQNGSRSITQARGKCNARPNGRTPSGKRRDFSKEYERHLRKSRHVLYLWREQEGLSMSRGV, encoded by the coding sequence ATGGCAACAAAACGAAAAAAGAGGCGGCACAGAGGGGCCGCTGGCAAGGCGAATGCGGATTTGACGGCGCATATTCGGTCGCTGGGGTTGACGAGTGTGGGGCAATATCAGGCGTGGTGTCGGGACCATGGATTTAATGGGGCGCTGAATAAGAGTTGGCAGGAGCGGCGGCAGGAGCGCAAGGTGGCAGATCGGGCGATTGATGAGGCGTTGGCCGAGCAGGAATTTGTGCGCCATATCAGTGCGTTGGGGTTAAAGACGGTTGCGGATTATACCGCGTGGTGTACTGCGCACGGGTTGAGTACGGGGACGCATAAGAGTGTTGCTCAGCGCAAGAAAGAGTGCGATTTGGCCGAGCGCATAGAGAGCGATGCGGTTTTGGCGAGGATGAAAAATCACACGCGGCGGCCGCAGGAGACGATTCGGGCGATTTATGAGGGCAAGCTGTCGGAGGCGGAGTTGAATCGCCCGCATTTGCAAAAGATCCAGCGGGCTTTTGATGGGTTGGGGAGAGATCGCAAGGGACGGCGCGCGCTGTTGCAGTTGTTGCTTCATGTGGAGAAACGGGGCGATTTTTTTGACGTCAAGCCCGCGATTGTGCGTCTGGGACCTTCTGATGGCAATACATTTATCGAGGGTTTGGGCGCGCTGGCGCATTGGCACAAGCGGTGGTTGCGCGATCCGGCAGAGTGGCGGCCAGATTCGCACAATGGGCGCAAGCAGTTTGGCTCACTTGCGCGACATTTGCTCGCGAAGTACGATGTGCCCGCGTTTATGGATATTGCGTGGTTTCTCGGCGAGGAAGACGAGGCGCGGCAGCAGCAGGGATGGTTTGTGCATGTGGGAACGGGCGGGAATATCCGCAAGGCAGATGTTCCGCTGACGCTGACGAAGAAGATGGCGCATTTGTTTTTGGAGTCGCCGCACGATTACACGATTTACGAGGCGTTTCGGCGCGGTCAAATTCTGGGGCTTGGCGGGGAAGAGCCGCTGGTGCGCGCGGTGAACAGTACGCGGTTGGGGTCGTCTTTTGAGTGCGAAGATTTCTGGCATAAGGTGGTGCATTTTTTTGTGAATAATCCAATGCTCGATCCCGATGAGGTGGGACCGATTGTGGATTATATTCACAACCAGAAATACGTGCCTCGGGAAGAGACGGTTGGTGGGGAGGTTGTGCAGTTGCCGCCCGAGCAGCCGAATTTTTCAATTAAGGGGCGCAGTATGGTCAAGTTGCTGCGGCAGGTCGAGATGTGGCACCGGCAGTTGGCGCGGCAGAATCGCTTGCCCGCAAAGGTGTGGGCGCCTTCGGGTCTCAATGAGCTGGATTGGACGGCGACGGATAATTATGGGAATGAAAAGGAGCGGTGGACGATTACAGAGTTGCTGTCGGTCAAAGAGTTGTCCCTCGAGGGACGCAAGATGCACCACTGCGTGGGGTCTTATGCGAATAATTGCAAGACCGGGAGGTCATCGATCTGGACGATGCAGGTTACAACGCCGGAGAATGAGACGCATCGGGTGATGACGATTGCGGTGCAAAATGGCAGCCGAAGCATTACGCAGGCGCGCGGGAAGTGCAATGCGCGACCCAATGGCAGGACGCCGAGTGGCAAGCGTCGGGATTTTAGCAAGGAGTATGAACGCCATTTGCGGAAGTCGCGCCATGTGTTGTATTTGTGGCGAGAGCAAGAGGGGTTGTCTATGTCGCGTGGTGTGTGA
- a CDS encoding thiamine pyrophosphate-binding protein, producing the protein MLMTGGQAVVETLDAWGVDVVFGIPGVHTLALYDALYEHPRIRHVTTRHEQGAGFMADGYARASGRVGVALTTTGPAAVNALTPIGEAHAESSPVLLICSGPTDETNGTDAGVLHDMRDQFGTLFSVTGRGQRVSRVEEIPDALSEGFEAMKYGRPRPYILEVPLDVFKEEAEVNIDEPAHRPPHKPEEAALDAAAEMIQSARKPVLIAGGGTQDASDDVIQLAEKLGLPVAVTANGQGAVPADHRLLVRGERMNKCLNEADVVIAVGTRLGFRFEQMWKGTPEKLIHLDIDPDVIGRSFEPDVALIGDAGAGLRGLYARLDGVKTAWDVRGSVSQASGQWEESPFPELLGILRDVLDRDAVVVNDMTMISYQARRHFPVYQPRTFLSPTVYGTLGFSMPAAVGAKIACPDKQVVSLCGDGGFMYTATELSTAVQQKISLPVVLCNDNTYDAIKRAQDRECDGRNIAVALANPDFVMFAQSFGMQSVRVTDGRGFGEALEEALQAEGPTLIEVFLPEYA; encoded by the coding sequence ATGTTGATGACTGGCGGTCAGGCTGTGGTTGAGACGCTGGATGCCTGGGGGGTGGATGTGGTGTTTGGGATTCCGGGGGTTCACACGCTGGCGCTTTACGATGCGCTGTACGAGCATCCGCGGATTCGGCATGTGACGACGCGGCACGAGCAGGGGGCGGGTTTTATGGCGGATGGGTATGCGCGGGCTTCTGGGCGTGTAGGCGTGGCGTTGACGACGACGGGACCAGCGGCGGTGAATGCGTTGACGCCGATTGGGGAAGCGCACGCGGAGTCGTCGCCCGTGTTGCTGATATGCAGTGGCCCGACGGATGAAACCAATGGCACAGATGCGGGTGTCTTACATGATATGCGCGATCAGTTTGGCACGTTGTTTTCGGTGACGGGACGCGGGCAGCGCGTGTCGCGTGTGGAGGAGATACCGGATGCGCTATCAGAGGGTTTTGAGGCGATGAAGTACGGGCGTCCCCGGCCCTATATTTTGGAGGTTCCACTGGATGTTTTTAAGGAAGAGGCAGAGGTAAATATTGACGAGCCTGCGCACCGTCCGCCGCACAAGCCTGAGGAGGCCGCGCTCGATGCGGCGGCGGAGATGATTCAGTCTGCGAGGAAGCCGGTGTTGATTGCGGGTGGGGGAACGCAAGATGCGAGTGATGATGTGATTCAGTTGGCGGAGAAACTCGGATTGCCGGTGGCTGTTACTGCGAATGGACAGGGGGCTGTTCCGGCGGATCACCGATTGCTGGTGCGCGGTGAGAGGATGAACAAGTGTTTGAATGAGGCGGATGTGGTGATTGCTGTGGGTACGCGTTTGGGTTTTCGGTTTGAGCAGATGTGGAAGGGGACACCGGAGAAGCTCATTCATCTGGATATTGATCCGGATGTGATCGGGCGGTCGTTTGAGCCAGATGTTGCGCTGATTGGCGATGCTGGTGCGGGGTTGAGGGGTTTGTACGCGCGTTTGGATGGGGTAAAGACCGCTTGGGATGTCCGTGGTTCTGTGTCGCAGGCGTCCGGTCAGTGGGAGGAGAGCCCTTTTCCAGAGTTGCTGGGGATTTTGCGGGATGTTCTGGATCGGGATGCGGTGGTTGTGAACGATATGACGATGATTAGCTATCAGGCGCGTCGCCATTTTCCGGTTTATCAGCCGCGCACGTTTTTGTCGCCTACTGTTTATGGAACGCTGGGGTTTTCCATGCCGGCGGCTGTGGGTGCCAAGATCGCGTGTCCAGATAAGCAGGTGGTGTCGCTGTGCGGCGATGGTGGGTTTATGTACACGGCGACAGAGCTTTCTACCGCGGTTCAGCAAAAAATATCTCTACCGGTTGTTTTGTGTAATGACAATACTTATGACGCGATTAAACGAGCGCAGGATCGGGAATGTGATGGGCGGAATATTGCCGTGGCGTTGGCGAATCCCGATTTTGTGATGTTTGCACAGAGTTTTGGTATGCAGAGTGTTCGCGTGACTGATGGACGGGGGTTTGGCGAGGCGCTCGAAGAGGCGTTGCAGGCCGAGGGTCCGACGTTGATTGAGGTTTTTTTACCGGAGTATGCCTGA
- a CDS encoding NAD(P)/FAD-dependent oxidoreductase, with protein sequence MNTIIIGGGQAGITLSYYLQQRGVEHLVLERDRAFSAWHNCWDSFRLNTANWMNTLPGMQKPFAPQKAWYDTATREEALDYFQTYRQMVNPPLKEGVTVTQVAEGENTWHVHTDTKTYQTTNVAICTGHAAQPFVPDAAKNLPQTTPQLHSSTYRKPDQITTPNVLIVGSGSSGVQICLDLAQSDQFETLSFALSGNGVVPWSILGIPIGVFSRMLPVFEIQRQTRIGRRIMHQWQGGDPAMAPSPRWLSKHHGVQRVGRVIDADHRGIHCADGEIISLKNLTVLWCTGFRPDHKFIRVHHPKTAFDKNGPIHTRGVCIPGLFFVGLKFQHTVGSHLLRGVGRDAEYIAQKIAERNHRNAS encoded by the coding sequence ATGAACACCATCATTATCGGCGGTGGGCAGGCCGGCATAACACTGAGTTATTACTTGCAACAACGCGGGGTCGAGCACCTCGTATTGGAACGCGACCGGGCGTTCTCTGCCTGGCACAACTGCTGGGACAGCTTTCGGTTAAACACCGCAAATTGGATGAACACATTGCCCGGCATGCAAAAACCATTTGCACCGCAAAAAGCGTGGTATGACACTGCCACACGCGAAGAAGCACTCGACTATTTCCAGACGTATCGTCAGATGGTCAATCCCCCATTAAAAGAAGGCGTCACCGTCACACAAGTCGCCGAAGGAGAAAACACCTGGCACGTCCATACAGACACCAAAACCTATCAAACAACCAACGTCGCCATCTGCACCGGGCATGCAGCCCAACCCTTTGTCCCAGACGCCGCCAAAAACCTGCCGCAAACAACCCCCCAGTTACACTCATCAACCTATCGAAAACCCGACCAGATCACAACGCCAAATGTCCTCATCGTCGGCAGCGGCAGCAGTGGGGTTCAAATCTGCCTGGACCTGGCGCAATCGGACCAATTTGAAACCCTCTCATTTGCACTCAGCGGCAACGGCGTCGTCCCCTGGTCTATACTGGGCATCCCCATCGGTGTATTCTCCCGCATGCTCCCAGTATTTGAAATCCAGCGACAAACGCGAATCGGACGGCGCATTATGCACCAATGGCAAGGAGGCGACCCCGCCATGGCACCATCGCCGCGCTGGCTTTCAAAACACCACGGCGTACAACGGGTTGGCCGCGTAATAGATGCCGACCACCGCGGAATCCACTGTGCCGACGGCGAAATTATCAGCCTAAAAAACCTGACCGTCTTATGGTGTACCGGCTTTAGACCCGACCACAAATTTATCCGCGTACACCATCCCAAAACCGCATTTGACAAAAACGGCCCCATTCACACACGCGGCGTCTGCATCCCGGGCCTGTTCTTCGTCGGCTTAAAATTTCAACACACCGTCGGATCGCATCTCCTGCGCGGCGTGGGACGCGACGCGGAATACATCGCACAGAAAATCGCAGAAAGGAACCATCGCAATGCCTCGTGA
- a CDS encoding Gfo/Idh/MocA family oxidoreductase → MPREQNIRLGLIGCGGIVQKSHLQGLLDIPDLVNISAIADPIPENRNRVGTAADIISEQRYEDHRHMLDRAELDAVIIATPHHLHAEHVIEAAQAGVAIISEKPMATSLEEADRLLEAVKKHNVPYAIVHNFLYTPGTAEALRLLREENTGTPQTGRALSLFGKTEDQADPNSVWRASRAAGGGCIGDSAYHEIYLIETMIGSPVRYVEARVQTKFFDFDVDDVAFLLFEHENGAISTVSTSWGMPGGDQSICEVYTRTHAIRIVGRGRELRYLDKADRRWQPVDLDHGLDNDALSRAGHANYFAATFKALAEGNPPPITAEHARHNLSLIHAAHKATTQRKAIDVTEL, encoded by the coding sequence ATGCCTCGTGAACAAAACATCCGCCTCGGCCTGATCGGCTGCGGCGGCATCGTCCAAAAATCCCATCTCCAGGGCCTGCTCGACATACCCGACCTCGTAAATATCTCGGCAATAGCCGATCCCATCCCCGAAAACAGAAATCGCGTTGGCACAGCAGCAGACATCATTTCAGAACAACGCTACGAAGACCACCGCCACATGCTCGACCGCGCCGAACTCGACGCCGTCATCATCGCCACCCCCCATCACCTGCACGCCGAACACGTCATCGAAGCCGCACAGGCGGGCGTCGCCATCATCTCGGAAAAACCCATGGCAACATCCCTCGAAGAAGCCGACCGCCTCCTCGAAGCCGTAAAAAAACACAACGTCCCCTACGCCATCGTACACAACTTCCTCTACACACCCGGCACCGCAGAAGCACTCCGACTATTGCGCGAGGAAAACACAGGCACACCCCAAACGGGCCGCGCCCTCTCCCTCTTTGGCAAAACAGAGGATCAGGCCGACCCCAACAGCGTCTGGCGCGCATCCAGAGCAGCCGGCGGCGGTTGCATCGGCGACAGTGCCTACCACGAAATTTACCTCATCGAAACCATGATCGGCTCACCCGTGCGCTATGTCGAAGCCCGCGTACAGACCAAATTCTTCGACTTCGACGTCGATGACGTCGCCTTTCTCCTTTTTGAACACGAAAACGGCGCAATCTCCACCGTCTCAACATCCTGGGGCATGCCCGGCGGTGACCAGAGTATATGCGAAGTCTATACCCGCACACATGCCATCCGCATTGTCGGACGCGGACGCGAACTCCGCTACCTCGACAAAGCCGACCGCAGATGGCAACCCGTTGACCTCGACCACGGCCTCGACAATGACGCCCTATCCCGCGCCGGACACGCCAACTATTTTGCCGCCACCTTCAAAGCACTCGCAGAAGGCAATCCTCCCCCCATCACCGCCGAACACGCCCGTCACAACCTCTCGCTCATCCACGCCGCGCACAAAGCCACAACACAGCGCAAAGCCATCGATGTCACCGAACTATAA